In Melopsittacus undulatus isolate bMelUnd1 chromosome 6, bMelUnd1.mat.Z, whole genome shotgun sequence, the following proteins share a genomic window:
- the MINDY4B gene encoding inactive ubiquitin carboxyl-terminal hydrolase MINDY-4B, translated as MGDQEAEHTVPQTELQEITSKISDLNKWRNVFSFHRLETSNSTHQQGNGSTGNGVLGAREPSGFQPPVPLPCSAIPEPLLISPDTGGRPISLEMAMELRKLLFGNVFQLFSCEWAKACFRFREPYSDLAYALETENGGARAILMAVQAYIIKYLLFIRTTEYTHLERLCRVSRQEQGEALAAALADTLWAAGGGGRAMICLITTAIHVVPSSDYKADNFTERIHLFEFSEKAAAQEFILGHINCFKDERSHGVILFLYSLLFSRTLERVQEDLDCTATPLLKCSSGNITCTQAVLSLLLTGQASPHELDGSQELGPRGEGNEAWRQRGPVGYLRWSRAQVEQQVCPRLRTPRLPIWLCSITGRHSILFGTDSQILSDWKRERVFHLYFYNGQVEQTKTAHLTIDTHSHHWEEDQSEDPSSPRKRCLSVEMAIRTKWAGATVSWNGTDPFF; from the exons ATGGGTGACCAGGAAGCTGAGCACACTGTGCCACAGACAGAGCTTCAGGAGATCACCAGCAAAATTTCAGATCTAAACAAAtggagaaatgttttcagtttccatAG gtTGGAAACCAGCAATTCAACTCATCAG CAAGGCAATGGAAGCACTGGCAATGGAGTACTTGGAGCCAGAGAGCCCTCAGGCTTTCAGCCACCAGTGCCTCTGCCCTGTTCCGCCATCCCTGAACCCCTACTGATCTCTCCGGATACAGGCGGACGGCCCATCTCCTTGGAAATGGCAATG GAGTTACGGAAGCTGTTATTTGGAAACGTGTtccagctcttcagctgtgAATGGGCAAAAGCATGTTTCAGGTTTCGTGAGCCATACTCTGACCTGGCCTAtgctttggagacagaaaaC GGGGGAGCAAGAGCCATTCTGATGGCTGTACAAGCGTACATCATCAAATACCTGCTCTTCATAAGAACCACAGAATACACTCACCTGGAAAG GCTGTGCAGAGTAAGCCGGCAGGAGCAAGGggaggcactggcagctgcGCTGGCAGATACCCtgtgggcagcaggaggaggtgggagaGCCATGATCTGTCTCATCACCACAGCCATCCATGTGGTGCCCAGCAGCGACTACAAAGCCGACAACTTCACAGAAAGA ATCCATCTGTTTGAGTTctctgagaaagcagcagctcaggagtTTATCCTTGGCCATATAAACTGT ttcAAAGACGAACGAAGTCACGgagtaattctttttttatacaGTTTACTTTTCTCAAGGACGCTTGAAag GGTCCAAGAAGACTTAGACTGCACAGCAACTCCTCTGTTGAAATGCAGTTCCGGAAACATTACCTGTACGCAG GCTGTGCTCAGCCTCCTCCTAACGGGACAAGCAAGCCCGCATGAGCTTGATGGCAGTCAGGAGCTGGGGCCCAGAGGAGAGGGCAATGAGGCATGGCGGCAGCGGGGCCCGGTGGGCTACCTGCgctggagcagagcacaggtggagcagcag GTGTGCCCCAGGCTGAGAACACCCCGTCTGCCCATCTGGCTGTGCAGCATCACCGGGAGGCACAGCATTCTCTTTGGCACTGACAGCCAAATCCTCTCTgactggaaaagagagagagtCTTCCACCTGTACTTCTACAATGGGCAGGTGGAGCAGACAAAAACAGCCCACCTAACTATAG atACTCATTCACACCACTGGGAAGAGGACCAAAGTGAAGACCCAAGCAGCCCAAGGAAGAGGTGTCTGTCCGTGGAGATGGCAATCAGGACCAAGTGGGCAGGCGCAACTGTCAGCTGGAATGGGACAGATCCCTTTTTCTGA
- the CLRN1 gene encoding clarin-1 isoform X2 — MPAQQKKIIFCIAGVLSFACALGTAAAISTQLWVKGTILCKTGALLVNATGQELEKFIGEIQYGLLYGERVRQCGLGGRPFQFSFFPDLLKIIPASIHVSVILFCTALIIFALVGAGFFMFNAFGSPYETLHGPVGLYLWSFIACSCGCLIMILFSSEVKIHHLSEKIANFKEGSFIFKTHTEKFANSFWIILVCSLLQFLNALLIRFAGFEFPFSKSKDSGTITGAADLMY; from the exons ATGCCAGcccagcagaagaaaattatcttttgCATAGCTGGGGTCCTGAGCTTTGCTTGTGCGCTGGGGACAGCGGCAGCCATCAGCACGCAGCTGTGGGTTAAGGGGACGATACTCTGCAAGACTGGAGCCCTGCTCGTCAACGCCACTGGCCAGGAGCTGGAGAAGTTCATTGGCGAAATCCAATATGGGCTTCTCTATGGCGAGCGTGTGAGACAGTGTGGGCTCGGGGGGAgacctttccagttttcat tttttccAGATTTGCTCAAAATTATCCCTGCAAGTATCCATGTTAGTGTCATTCTCTTCTGTACAGCACTGATCATCTTTGCTCTGGTGGGAGCAGGTTTCTTCATGTTCAATGCTTTTGGCAGCCCATATGAAACTCTGCATGGCCCTGTTGGGTTGTACCTCTGGAGCTTCATTGCAT GTTCCTGTGGGTGTCTCATTATGATTCTATTCTCATCAGAAGTGAAAATCCACCACCTTTCAGAGAAAATTGCTAATTTCAAAGAGGGAAGTTTTATATTCAAGACTCACACTGAAAAGTTCGCAAATTCTTTCTGGATCATCCTGGTTTGCTCCCTGTTGCAATTTCTGAATGCCTTGCTAATACGATTTGCTGGATTTGAATTTcccttttcaaaatcaaaagaTTCAGGGAccatcactggagcagctgACCTGATGTATTAG
- the CLRN1 gene encoding clarin-1 isoform X1: MPAQQKKIIFCIAGVLSFACALGTAAAISTQLWVKGTILCKTGALLVNATGQELEKFIGEIQYGLLYGERVRQCGLGGRPFQFSFFPDLLKIIPASIHVSVILFCTALIIFALVGAGFFMFNAFGSPYETLHGPVGLYLWSFIACNIWIIKISPSFSGSCGCLIMILFSSEVKIHHLSEKIANFKEGSFIFKTHTEKFANSFWIILVCSLLQFLNALLIRFAGFEFPFSKSKDSGTITGAADLMY; this comes from the exons ATGCCAGcccagcagaagaaaattatcttttgCATAGCTGGGGTCCTGAGCTTTGCTTGTGCGCTGGGGACAGCGGCAGCCATCAGCACGCAGCTGTGGGTTAAGGGGACGATACTCTGCAAGACTGGAGCCCTGCTCGTCAACGCCACTGGCCAGGAGCTGGAGAAGTTCATTGGCGAAATCCAATATGGGCTTCTCTATGGCGAGCGTGTGAGACAGTGTGGGCTCGGGGGGAgacctttccagttttcat tttttccAGATTTGCTCAAAATTATCCCTGCAAGTATCCATGTTAGTGTCATTCTCTTCTGTACAGCACTGATCATCTTTGCTCTGGTGGGAGCAGGTTTCTTCATGTTCAATGCTTTTGGCAGCCCATATGAAACTCTGCATGGCCCTGTTGGGTTGTACCTCTGGAGCTTCATTGCATGTAA CATATGG ATAATTAAAATTTCCCCCTCTTTTTCAGGTTCCTGTGGGTGTCTCATTATGATTCTATTCTCATCAGAAGTGAAAATCCACCACCTTTCAGAGAAAATTGCTAATTTCAAAGAGGGAAGTTTTATATTCAAGACTCACACTGAAAAGTTCGCAAATTCTTTCTGGATCATCCTGGTTTGCTCCCTGTTGCAATTTCTGAATGCCTTGCTAATACGATTTGCTGGATTTGAATTTcccttttcaaaatcaaaagaTTCAGGGAccatcactggagcagctgACCTGATGTATTAG